The Corynebacterium mycetoides genome includes the window TCGTGGCCGTCGCCGTGCCCGCAGCGCTCAACGCCGTCGCCTGGCCGCTTACCCCCGGGGCCGGGGACTACGTGTCCAAGGTCATGCCGTACCTGTCCGTCACCCGCGACTACGCGAACGCCTCGCTGGCGGGTTTCGCGGCGTACTACGGCATGCCCGGCTGGCTGCACGTCGCCGTATTCGCCGCCCTGGCCGCGGCTGTGGCCGTGGCCGTGCTTGGGCTGGCGCGCTACCGCTACAGCGACGAGTGGCTCTGGGCGGCAGCGAGCTCCGGCGTGCTCATTGCCGGGGTGTGCCTTCTGTCGTCGCTCGGCCAGGCGTATTACTCCATGATGCTATTTCCGGCGATCTTCACGGTCTTCCGCCCGCTGAGCCCCATGCACACCGCGCCGGTGTGGGTGGGAATAGCCGTCTTCCTCTCACCGTTGCAGTGGACGACACACAGGATGCCCAACGTAGGGGCGAACCTCGATATTGCCCTCGTCACCGCCGCGTGGAGCGTGTTCGTCATCGCGATCGCGGCGTGGGTAGTGTCGGTGTCAACTAACAGATCTACTGCTAAAAAGGAGCCCACACATGACACAACCGAACTTCCTCAACTGGACCGAGGACCAGTGGCGCGCCAAGCTCAGCGATGAGGAATACGCCGTCCTGCGCCAGGCCGCCACGGAGCGCCCCGGCACCGGCGAGTACGTAGACACGGAGACGGAGGGCATCTACCGGTGCCGCGCCTGCGGCGCCGAGCTCTTCCGCTCCACCGAGAAGTTCGACGCGCACTGCGGGTGGCCGTCGTTCTTTAGCCCGCTTGCGGGCAACAGCATCATCGAGCGCGAGGACCGCAGCCTGGGCATGGTGCGCACCGAGGTGCTGTGCGCGAACTGCGGATCCCACCTCGGCCACGTGTTCGCCGGCGAGGGCTTCGACACCCCCACCGACCTGCGCTACTGCATCAACTCCGTCTCGCTGACCCTCGACGAGAAGCCGGTCGAGCGCTAGGGCAGGACCCTGACGATCTCGCCGATGTCGGCGACACGGCGGCCGGTCTGGAACGGCACCTCCTCGCGCACGTGCAGGCGCGCCTCGGTGTAGCGCATCTTGTGCATCAGGTCCGAGATGCGGGAGAGGTCGTCCGCCTCAAAGGCGAGCATCCACTCGTAGTCGCCGAGCGCGAACGCGGAGACCGTGTTCGCGCGCACGTCCGCGTAGTCGGCCGCGGCGCGGCCGTGCTCGGCGAGGATGCGGCGGCGCTGCTCCGGCTCGAGGATGTACCAGTCGTAGGAGCGCACAAAGGGGTAGACGGTGATCCACTCGCGCGGCTCCTCCCCCATCAAGAACGCGGGCAGGTGCGTGCGGTTGAACTCCGCGGGGCGGTGCAGCCCGTTGCCGATCCACCCCAGCTCAAGCACCTGGCCCAGGGTGGTGGTGCG containing:
- the msrB gene encoding peptide-methionine (R)-S-oxide reductase MsrB, whose product is MTQPNFLNWTEDQWRAKLSDEEYAVLRQAATERPGTGEYVDTETEGIYRCRACGAELFRSTEKFDAHCGWPSFFSPLAGNSIIEREDRSLGMVRTEVLCANCGSHLGHVFAGEGFDTPTDLRYCINSVSLTLDEKPVER
- the hemQ gene encoding hydrogen peroxide-dependent heme synthase is translated as MSDNQVDYEALNKTQRYTQWVTFRAIPGALATDREDIIAQASAFFADLDGAGEVTVRGIYDVTGTRSDADVMIWWHAEHFEQLQKALADFRRTTTLGQVLELGWIGNGLHRPAEFNRTHLPAFLMGEEPREWITVYPFVRSYDWYILEPEQRRRILAEHGRAAADYADVRANTVSAFALGDYEWMLAFEADDLSRISDLMHKMRYTEARLHVREEVPFQTGRRVADIGEIVRVLP
- a CDS encoding glycosyltransferase family 87 protein, which codes for MEKLASLWVDPDPRPSAAPARTVANYVAWPVAALIVIHRVVVLAWTGSPTDDFTTVWSAARRFVDRVPVYDEIYHHVNPHYLYNPGATLLLSPLGLTGNLDAARSLFILANAGAIIAALAWLTLRSGFRLSHPVFPFVVAVAFLTESVTNTLVFSNINGILLLALVAFLDLFLRGRPWAAGLILGLAIVVKPMFAPLIVLPLMRLEWRTPLVAVAVPAALNAVAWPLTPGAGDYVSKVMPYLSVTRDYANASLAGFAAYYGMPGWLHVAVFAALAAAVAVAVLGLARYRYSDEWLWAAASSGVLIAGVCLLSSLGQAYYSMMLFPAIFTVFRPLSPMHTAPVWVGIAVFLSPLQWTTHRMPNVGANLDIALVTAAWSVFVIAIAAWVVSVSTNRSTAKKEPTHDTTELPQLDRGPVARQAQR